The DNA sequence CACCACTGGTCCCATCCCCTGTCCGGGCCCCCTGtctgtcccccctcccctccctctgtgCTCGTAGCCAGCCCTGCCACTGTTTTGACTGGGATCTCTGTCATCTTTGGCTGGTAAATCATGTTGACACACAAGTCATCCATGCCTAGAAAGGCTGTCTCTGTCTCGacccaaacacacacccacagacattCACACTTTTCAACAGTGGTTCTGGCCTACTGTACAGACAACAGCTATCCATTCTTTGTCATAGTCCATGTTGGTGTGCAGCGAAAGCAAACTGTCActtaaaggaaggaaaatgctttaaatctttttcaaatttgaaataaaaccCACATTTTAAGTGATATATAGTTTGTTAAAAGCtacctaaaaacatgtttacccTTACAATGGTACACTCAAGTGTGGAAAAAATATTGAACTGCACCTAAATACTAGTCTGTGCTACATTCTCTTCCACAGGCTCATTTTCATTTGAGGTGCCAGGCCGTCACATTCCCTTCCACCCATCACTCTTAGCTCTTTGTACCACTTCTgacagacaaataaaatcaGGAAGCTGCCCCTATCCACCCATTCAGCTAACTGAACCCTTCTGGTTTGTCTCATTTGTGAACAATGTTCACCCAGTGTTTTTGTGACGAGGTTATTGGTGAAATAATAAGACAAACTCAGTTTCTGTTACGCTGTTATAACTCCTGTAACTTAGATGTAAGTTGCTGTTCCTGACATTTGAGTTGAAGTATCCAGGCACACTATTGTTCCTCATCTACTATAGTTCTGCCCAGGGGCTGATAGCTTGTTCACACCCACAGATACAAGAACATGGGTtgaggaatgaaaagaaaggtAGGGTGTCTCTCCAAAGGCAGCAAAGCTGAAAGTCACGtgtattttccttcctctgagAGTGCCTTGTGTGTCCTCAGGGCTTCAGACGAGCACAGGCTTCAATAAGTCATATTTTTCAACTAAGGAAATGAAAGTCTGTTTTCTCTAGCACGCATTCTGTGTGCCTTATTGCTTATTGTCCACAGTGCCTCCATTCCCTGTTGAGTTTAACTGCATTTCTGCTGTTTTGTGGGTTTAATTTTATGTGTAATCtcttaaatgtatgaataatgtgttgtttataatgtttattttatactaaTGTTTATGTTAATCTATACATTGAAGTTTTCTGCTGATTATGATTTTGCAATCAGTTTAGGAATAAGTACAATTAATTTAttcaagaaaagacaaaacagctTGCAATATAGCACTTGATGCTTGGACGACTGGGCGTCTTAGTGCCAGTGCATTATATAAGTGTGGATAAGAATGCTGTCCTGACAAATGTGATCATTTATTAACAAAACTATTCCATTCAAAGACTACCTCAAGGACCCTTTGAGACCCCCCACCATGTTTCCAACTCGTTAAAATGACAAATCTTCTTAAAAGCTcttttgttgttctttgttGCCATGTAGTTAGTGTTAAAGATTAACAGGACATCGCTACCTGAACAGACTGATGCTTACCAGTTGTAATTCTTAATCAAGCTTGTTTTTGCTCATCTCTTTGTTGACAGCAGTCAGGAACGGCATCATTGCAGAGGATGCAGAAACCATCGAGGACCAGATGCAGCTGCCTGTGCAGAGTGCCTTACCAGATGATCTTCAACCAGGAGCTGATGAAGAGGCGGAGGCTGTGTTAGTGGCCCTGGAGGCTCAGGAGGATCTTGGCTCTGGGGAGGACCTCCTGTCTGCTCCTGAACCAAAGCAAGAACCTGTCGCCCCTGAAGAAtctgctccagctgctgctccagcagAAGCTGCTACTGAACCTGAGGCTGCTGTAGTGGCGGCGGAGGCAGTACCCCCTGTGGAGGAAGTTGCCCCTGTAGAAACTGCAGTGGCTGAGGCTCCTCCTGAGGTCAAAGCCCCTGTTGAGGCTACAGATGAGGTGCCTGCTGTGGAACCTGTTGTACCAGTGCAGGCAGAGGCCCCTGCTGTTGTTGAGGAGGCAGCTGAGGCCTTGCCTGAAGTTGCCACCCCTGCTGTTGAGCCTGTTGTAGCAGAGTCTGCAGAGGCCCCAGTGGTTGTAGAGGAACCAGCAGCTGCTGAAGTGGCTGCTCCTGTGGAAGCAGAGGTTCCAGCTGACAATGCTGCAGTAGCTACTGCCTCAGCAGTGCCAGCTGAATCTTCTGCTCCAAGCGAGGTTGCAGCACCGGTTGAATCTGCAGCACCAGTTGAATCTGCAGCACCAGTTGAAGCTGCAGCACCAATTGAAGCTGTAGCACCAGTTGAAGCTGTAGCTGTACCAGTTGAGGCTTCAGTACCTAGTGAAGTCTCCGCACCAGCTGAATCTTCAGCACccgttgctgctgctgctgagcctTTAATAGATCCAGCGATTGCTGTGGCAACTATTCCAGTGATGCCTCCAGTATCTGCAGGTGAAGCCCAAGCTGAGCCTCAGCCTGCTGCTGAACAGGTCACAGAACCTGCTGCGGCCCCAGCTGAGATTGCCCCACCAGCGGAGGCTCCAGCATCCACACCAGTGGTTTCAGAAGCCTCAGTAGAAGTAGCCCCAGAAGCTCCACCAGCAACTGTTACTTCAGAGTCAGCGGCAGACACTGCAGCCCCAGTAGTTGAACCAACCCCAGCAGCCCCTGAACCCTCCACTGAAGGTACTGACTAATACCCCTTGGCATATTTGCACAAAGAAATGTCTTTCCTTGTCTATCAAtttttgaaaagtaaaaatatccCCCACAACAGAActcatatttatatgtatttagcCATTTAAATCAGATTGCACATGATGGGTGTCACACATTGCAGTGTGGTCACATTTCCTTCCAGTGGGATTCCAGTGGATGATGGCTGCCATTGTTGACAAGAATTTGTCTTGAGTCGCTCCATGCCCAGTTTTCTGGCTCAGTAATTTACTTGATTTAACACTGCATTGTTTCCTGACAAACCTGTCATGCTAACTTTGACTTCAGACATTGCACCATATTATAATGTGCTTGATAAGGCATGAACAGTAAATTCTGACAGCTTTTTGGTGAGGAGCACGGCAGCATTCTCACTGGCTGAAATAGCTGAGAAATCTATGCAAACGTGTGTTCACCATTAAGCATGTGCAAACAAGCAGAAAGAGAAGAGCAAAGAAGGGGGGGGGACTCAAATAAGAAGATCTTGCTTGTAGCCAAGTAAACACTGAATGGTCCTTCACATGTCAGAAAAGTCAATCAGTCTTCTTGCATCAGACGAGCTAAATAAGGTCGTTCTCAAAAGACAAAGTTTTACAACATCACCCCCTCAAAGGTGCTGGTATTGGTTACCAAGCAGGTATCCAACACATGGATGGCTAACAACGTCAAACACACAGTGAACAATCCTTCCTATAGGTTCCTGTCTGTACTCCTGTTATTGGCTTGAGCTGACAGGAAGAACAGAATATTGTTGGGCTGTGAGGCTGAACAGATAAGGCAGTGTGAGAAATAGAAAGCGGGCACACATACTGGAAGCTCGTCTTGAGTGTGTCGATTATAGCAGGAGCATGTTGTCAGCACAATAGCTCCAGTCACGCAACTCTCACTCATTGTGCTCTATTGTTAACTGCCTACAAAATAATCATGCCCTGCTGCTTCGCATTACATAAGACAATGTAAAGTCTGACCAGACTCAAATATCATGCAAATTAGTAGAAGTACTAGAGGTAATGGCTTATTCTAAAGAGAGATTCAGTCGATTGTACTACTATACTTGAGATTACTCTGTATAATTCTCATTCATATTTACACTGTTACACTCATTTTTATCTAATTTAGAATATGTAATGATGCTGTGTACTGGAAACTGTACACACATAGCAGCAGTATTTTACATGCTTCACCCCAATATGTGGAATTTTACACCTTTCCAGTGTTCTCTGGTTAAAATCTATGAAATACCCAAACATGTGTACCGTactatttactgtttactgtttactgtttacttCATTGTGGAACTAAATGTGCCTCCAGTGGTCAGTTGCCTTGTACAAGACAGAGATGATAGGTTTCAATTCAGCCTGCACCCCATTCTGGACTCTAAGAGAACACGTTGTACTTTTAGGGCAGAGACGCCCCTCCAGGCAGCACGTGTAGAAAACTGGCCTGGTGTGAGACATATTGCATAACTTTTATGAGACTTTCTCTCTAGGGGCTACAGCTGTGTGCCAGACCAATTACCATACtgtatagtatgtgtgtgtatgtgtttgtgttcagacGCTAGGTAAATCACTAGTAAGTCAGTTCAGCAGAACCAGATGTGATCGAGAAGGAATGCCAGCtcctcactttcttcttctctgtgggGTGCTGTGACAGTACTAGTCTGATGATGGTAAAATCATATGTCAAACAAGCTCAGCATGAATGAAAAGAATCTGACTTGTtgtgaatgaaaatgtaatgcgttccctttcttctctctgtgtgtgtgtgtgtgtgtgtgcagtggtgGACACAGAGAGCGAGAAAGCCAAAAAGGAGGACTGAGTTGGTAAGAGCACTACCACAAACCACTTTTTAACCCAATGCAAATACTGCAGGATCACACTCACTTTACATTTGGAAGAGTGCTATTTCAATCAAAGACACTCAGAAAAACTACACATTCCTGTaatgtctttttctctgttctttATCCTCTTTCAGGAAGAAGAGATTCACCGAAataacaaaaaaccccaaaactaCAAATATAAAGGCAACTGGaggaaaaagcaacaaaacaaacactacaTTTTCAGTATTGTCTTATCAGCTCTCACCAAACCATACACCACATACATTAATACGCACAGTGCCTTAACACGTCATTGAGAAAAGATCAGGATTCTTCCTACATTTGTAAATATAAACCTTTACGATTCGTTTTTCTACTGAGACCTTAAAGTGCCTGGAGCCACATACTGCACGTGTAACATCTGTACTGAAAGTACTATGAAAACACACGGGACAGATAACATGAGACAAGAAGGGTGCAATACTCTGTGAAATCCGTGAACTCTTCATGTAGAGGTTGTTAACTCATCAGAGACTAGAGTGGCAGTACGTTGAAGTGTAGTCAAGGATACGTGCAGGAAAATCCTTAACTATTTAAAGTAGCTGCTTCTATGAGGAATACAAGCCAAACACAACTGTGAATGAAATGATGTAAAGAGCTTAAAGGAAACAGACACACCAAACAGCGTGAATGATAAACACATAGATATTATTTAAAAGATCATAATTATGACGTAGAAGTTTTAGTGTAAATTCTGCCATAATACCACGTCTTCATCTGGTGTTTACACAATATCTTAAGAGCAGCCTTTCTAATAAGGTTGATATATTTAATAGGAATGACAGTACTAAGTGTTGAGTAACAGAGTGTACAGTGTAATACTGATAAGCACTACTGTAGGTCAAATCCatgttttcttcatgttttttttcttcaaatgtgtTGGTTTccatgaataaatgatgaataaaatgtgatttttatgtttttgaggATGTGTTTGAGATGATTATATGGATATGTAGAAGATTAGTAACAACGTGATGAACCAGAGCCAGGTTGAGGATGCAGATGATCCAGGTTTACTCACTGACTTGCCATCTTGCTGTTCCATGAAGCCATTTTGTGCAGCTACACTGTAGCTGGCAGATGTTCATGAAATGATCATCCTGAAAATAAAGCTGTTTCAGACTATAGATTTAAAGACACCATAGACCCTGGCAGCTCTGACATCATATGCACATTGGTTTTGGTTTTAGTGCATTAAATATATTCATGTGCAGCACAGTAAGAGATCACCTAGTGGAAATAATTGATAATTTACTATTAGTTCTACATGCCgtgttttaaaaagaggaaaaaaatcttGTGTAAGTCTGTGAGGTGAGATGGATGTTGCGGgaacaaaaatgtctttttgatgtctgttatcttttttttatgttttttttctctgt is a window from the Scomber japonicus isolate fScoJap1 chromosome 10, fScoJap1.pri, whole genome shotgun sequence genome containing:
- the LOC128366868 gene encoding calphotin-like; protein product: MGCSSSSAQTVDQEKRPGTKPEESNGETVAVRNGIIAEDAETIEDQMQLPVQSALPDDLQPGADEEAEAVLVALEAQEDLGSGEDLLSAPEPKQEPVAPEESAPAAAPAEAATEPEAAVVAAEAVPPVEEVAPVETAVAEAPPEVKAPVEATDEVPAVEPVVPVQAEAPAVVEEAAEALPEVATPAVEPVVAESAEAPVVVEEPAAAEVAAPVEAEVPADNAAHRLNLQHQLNLQHQLKLQHQLKL